One segment of Nothobranchius furzeri strain GRZ-AD chromosome 13, NfurGRZ-RIMD1, whole genome shotgun sequence DNA contains the following:
- the LOC129167767 gene encoding sterile alpha motif domain-containing protein 3, which yields MELTFSLRRKEIVSEEPLVDDVLKQWPALFLPDQVCAEFFRITRTNLTSRFFASLDECAPKMIKVYCASGAACGEGMKSLLEKLDDQTSDVLNYRKATALRGLPMFMDKHSGSLLKDCLDTEPVEDQINSMKMGILTVIEDYVATVQSSPNIRFFAVVLEEQIVVDEVSDLPTAFALLFGLIYALNMDYPKELKYTFETIQKVFMCLDPKCSARVQSFKNKLLQY from the exons ATGGAACTCACATTTTCACTTAGAAGAAAAGAGATTGTTTCTGAAGAACCTCTGGTGGATGATGTCTTAAAACAGTGGCCAGCATTGTTTTTACCTGATCag GTATGTGCTGAGTTTTTCCGAATTACCCGAACTAACCTGACAAGCAGATTCTTCGCGTCTTTGGATGAGTGTGCACCAAAAATGATCAAGGTGTACTGTGCAAGTGGTGCAGCTTGTGGAGAAGGCATGAAGAGCCTTTTAGAAAAACTTGATGACCAA ACATCTGATGTGCTCAACTACAGAAAGGCTACTGCTCTTAGAGGTCTGCCCATGTTTATGGATAAACATTCTGGGAGCCTTCTGAAAGATTGTCTG GACACAGAGCCAGTAGAAGATCAGATTAACTCCATGAAGATGGGAATCTTGACCGTTATTGAAGACTATGTTGCCACCGTCCAGTCAAGCCCAAACATAAGGTTCTTTGCTGTTGTGCTGGAAGAACAGATTGTTGTGGATGAAGTAAGTGACCTACCAACTGCTTTTGCTCTCCTCTTTGGCCTCATCTATGCCCTCAACATGGACTACCCCAAGGAACTAAAATACACTTTTGAGACCATTCAAAAAGTGTTCATGTGCCTTGATCCCAAATGCTCAGCAAGAGTCCAGTCCTTCAAAAACAAGCTGTTACAGTATTGA